One part of the Ailuropoda melanoleuca isolate Jingjing chromosome 6, ASM200744v2, whole genome shotgun sequence genome encodes these proteins:
- the NDRG1 gene encoding protein NDRG1 isoform X1 has protein sequence MSREMQDVDLAEVKPLVEKGETITGLLQEFDVQEQDIDTVHGSIHVTLCGTPKGNRPVILTYHDIGMNHKTCYNPLFNSEDMQEITQHFAVCHVDAPGQQDGAASFPVGYMYPSMDQLAEMLPGVLHQFGLKSVIGMGTGAGAYILTRFALNNPEMVEGLVLINVNPCAEGWMDWAASKISGWTQALPDMVVSHLFGKEEMQNNVEVVHTYRQHIVNDLNPGNLHLFINAYNSRRDLEIERPMPGAHTVTLQCPALLVVGDSSPAVDAVVECNSKLDPTKTTLLKMADCGGLPQISQPAKLAEAFKYFVQGMGYMPSASMTRLMRSRTASGSSVTSLEGARSRSHTSEGARSRSHTSEGTRLDITPNSGATGNNAGPKSMEVSC, from the exons GAGCAGGACATCGACACGGTGCATGGGTCCATTCACGTCACACTGTGCGGGACCCCCAAGGGAAACCGGCCTGTCATCCTCACGTACCACGACATTGGCATGAACC ACAAAACCTGCTACAACCCCCTCTTCAATTCCGAGGACATGCAGGAGATCACACAACACTTTGCCGTGTGCCACGTGGATGCCCCTGGCCAGCAGGACGGCGCAGCCTCCTTCCCCGTGGG GTACATGTACCCCTCCATGGACCAGCTGGCCGAAATGCTTCCTGGAGTCCTCCACCAGTTTGG GCTGAAAAGCGTTATCGGCATGGGAACTGGAGCAGGCGCCTACATCCTCACTCGCTTCGCT CTGAACAACCCTGAGATGGTGGAGGGACTCGTCCTTATCAATGTGAACCCTTGTGCAGAAGGCTGGATGGATTGGGCCGCGTCCAAG ATCTCCGGGTGGACCCAAGCCCTTCCAGACATGGTGGTGTCCCACCTCTTTGGGAAG GAGGAAATGCAGAATAACGTGGAAGTGGTCCACACCTACCGCCAGCACATTGTGAATGACCTGAACCCCGGCAACCTGCACCTGTTCATCAACGCCTACAACAG CCGGCGGGACCTGGAGATTGAGCGGCCAATGCCCGGAGCCCACACAGTCACCCTGCA gtgtCCTGCTTTGTTGGTGGTTGGGGACAGTTCTCCTGCTGTGGATGCTGTG GTGGAGTGCAACTCGAAATTGGATCCAACAAAGACTACTCTCCTCAAG ATGGCGGATTGTGGTGGCCTCCCACAGATCTCCCAG CCAGCCAAGCTTGCCGAGGCCTTCAAGTACTTCGTGCAGGGCATGGGATACA tgcCCTCGGCCAGCATGACTCGCCTGATGCGCTCCCGCACAGCCTCTGGCTCCAGTGTCACGTCCCTGGAGGGCGCCCGCAGCCGCTCCCACACCAGTGAGGGCGCCCGCAGCCGCTCCCACACCAGCGAGGGTACTCGCCTGGACATCACCCCCAACTCTGGGGCCACTGGCAACAACGCCGGGCCCAAGTCCATGGAGGTGTCCTGCTAG